The Streptomyces rubrogriseus genomic sequence CCTCCTCGACAGCCCCTTCCGCGCCAACATGCGGCGCACCTGCGCGTACCTCCTCTTCGTGGACCCCGACCGGCTGCTGCACACCTTCCGGCTCAACGCCGGCCTGCCCTCCTCGGCCGAGCCCTGCGGCGGCTGGGAGGCCCCCGACGTCCAACTGCGCGGCCACACCACCGGACATCTCCTCAGCGCCCTGGCCCAGGCACACGCGAGCACCGGCGAGCGTGCCTATGCGGACCGGGCCCGGCTGCTCGTCTCGGCGCTGGCCGAGTGCCAGCGGGCGGCGCCCGCGGCCGGGTTCAGCCGCGGCTACCTCTCGGCGTTCCCGGAATCGGTCTTCGACCAGCTGGAGGCCGGGGGCAAGCCCTGGGCGCCGTACTACACCCTGCACAAGATCATGGCCGGTCTCCTCGACCAGTACCGGCTCAGCGGGAACCGGGAGGCGTTCGACGTCCTGCTGGAGATGGCCGCCTGGGTCGAGGCCCGTACGGCCCCGCTCTCGCGCGAGCGGATGCAGAGCGTGCTCAAGGTCGAGTTCGGCGGCATGAACGACGTCCTCGCCCGGCTCCACCTGGAGACCGGCGACCCGGTGCACCTGCGCACCGCACGCCGCTTCGACCACGACGAGCTGTACACACCGCTCGCCGCGGGCCGCGACGAACTCGCCGGGCGGCACGCCAACACCGAGATCGCCAAGGTGGTCGGTGCCGTACCGGCCTACGAGGCCACCGGCGACCGGCGCTACCTGGACATCGCCGACACCTTCTGGACCACCGTCGTACGCCACCACTCGTACGCCATCGGCGGCAACTCCAACCAGGAACTCTTCGGACCGCCGGACGAGATCGCGAGCCGGCTCTCGGAGGTCACCTGCGAGAACTGCAACAGCTACAACATGCTCAAGCTCGGCCGGGACCTCTTCCGCCACGACCCCGAACGCACCGAGTACCTGGACCACTACGAGTGGACGCTGTACAACCAGATGCTCGCCGAGCAGGACCCCGACTCGGCGCACGGCTTCGTCACCTACTACACGGGGCTGTGGGCGGGCTCGCGGCGCGAACCGAAGGGCGGCCTCGGCTCGGCCCCCGGCAGCTACAGCGCGGACTACGACAACTTCTCCTGCGACCACGGCACGGGCCTGGAGACGCACACCAAGTTCGCCGACACCGTCTACTTCCGCACACCCGGCACCCGCAGGCCCGCGCTCCACGTCAACCTGTTCATCCCCTCCGAAGTGCGCTGGGACGAACTGGGCGTGACGCTCCGCCAGGAGAGCGACATGCCCACCGGCGACCGCACCCGTCTGACCGTCACCGGGGGAGAGGCCCGGTTCTCGCTGCGGATCCGCGTGCCCGGCTGGCTGGCGGGGAGCGATCGCCACGCCGAGCTGACGGTGAACGGCCGACGCGCCGGCGGACGCCTCGAACCGGGCACCTACGCGACGGTGACACGTCGCTGGCGGACCGGGGACCGCGTCGAACTGGTCCTGCCCCGCACTCCCGTCTGGCGCCCGGCTCCCGACAATCCGCAGGTCAAGAGCGTGTCGTACGGCCCGCTCGTCCTGGCGGGCGGCTACGGGGACACGCCGCTCGCCACGCTGCCCGCCATCCGCCCCGAGACGCTGCGCCGCACATCGGGCGAGCCGACCCGGTTCACGGCCCTGGCGGACGGCCGGCAGGTCCCCCTACGCCCCTTCCACGAGATCCACCACCAGCGCTACAACGTGTACTGGTCCGTCGCACCGCCGCCCGCACCCCCCGGTGACGTGGCCCGCTACCCCCTCGACGAAGGGGGCGGCACCTCGGTGACCGACCGCACGGGGGCGTTCGCCGACGGCTCCCTGGCCGGTGGCGCCACCTGGAGCACCGACGGCGACACGACCGCGGTGACGCTCGACGGGCGCGGCGGGCACGTCGTCCTGCCCGCCGGACTGCCCGGCGGACTGGCGGAGTTGACCGTGTCCGCCCGGGTCCGCGTGGACACCCTCGTCCCCTCCGTCCGCGTCTTCGACCTGGGCTACAGCAAGGACACGTACCTCTTCCTCACCGCGACCACGGGCGCCGGGAAGGCCCGCGCCGCCCTGAAGATCGCCGGAATGGAGGCCGAGGACTTCGTCGACGCCGCAGGACCGCTGCCCCTCGGCCGATGGACGCACGTGGCGCTCACCCTCGCCGGGGGCACCGGTGTGCTCTACGTCGACGGAACGGAAGCCGGGCGGAACCCGGCGATGGTCGCCGGTCCCCTCCTGCTCGGCCGGACGAGCCGGAACTACCTGGGCCGGTCGCAGAACAGCACCCACCCGTACCTGCACGGCGCCGTCCGTGACTTCCGGCTGCACAACCGCGCCCTCACCGCCTACCAGGTACGGCAGCTGGCCCAGGGCTGACCACCACCACCGCGGCCCTCCGCACCACCCCACCACCCGGGAGCACAGCCATGCCCGAACACCCCCTGTCCAGACGCCGTTTCGTGGCCGCGGCCGGCGCCACCGGCGCCCTGGTCGCCGTCGGCCTGCCCGACGCCGCCCACGCCGCCGGTCTACCGGCCGACCCGGCCCGCCACGAGCGCGACGCCTGGTCCGCCCGGCACTTCGCCGACCCGCGCCACGACAGCCGCCCCACCGTCTACTGGTACTGGAACGGCCCGGTCACGCCCGAACTGGTGGACCGCCAGCTCGCGGACCTCAGGTCCAAGGGCATGTACGAGGTGATCCTCTTCTCCTTCGACAACGCCGAGATGACGCCGGTGTTCTTCACCGAGGAGTGGTTCGACATCGTCGGCCACGTCCTGCGCACCGCCGAACGCACCGGAATGCGCGTCTGGTTGTTCAACGACGACCACTTCCCCAGCGGGCGGGCCGGCGAGTTCATCGTCAAGGGCGGACAGGTCGGCACCCGCACCTACGCCCCCCGGCCCGAGCTGCGGCTGAAGGCGCTCGCCCGCTCCACCACCGTGGTGCGCGGGCCCGCGTCGATCGATCTCCGGCACAGCACCGGCCTCGGCGTGGACGCGGGACGGCTGGTCGCGGACGCCGCGGTGCTCGACGGTGCCGCCGTCCTGCGGGACAGCACGGGGTGGGGCGAGTGCACCGTCACCGGCAGCGCGAAGGCCGAGCACGGCGCGGCCGGACTCCTCGTACGGGCCTCGGCCGACGGGCGCACCGGATACGCCGTCGCCTTCGACCAGACCGGCGTGGTCACCGTGGAGCGGCTGACCGACGGTGCCGAACCGGCCGAACTGCTGCGCAGCACCCGCACCGACGGCTTCAACAAGACCAAGTTCCACACCCTCCATGTCGCCCTCCGCGCCGACGGCCTCTCCGTCACCCTCGACGGCAAGGACAAGGGCACCCTGGAGGACCTGACCGAGCGGACGGGCGGAGTCGGCGTGCGCGCCGTCGGCGACCAGCGCGCGGTGTGGGAGAGCCTCACCGTCGAGGCGGCCGACGGCACCAGCCTGTACACCGGCTCCTTCGACCGCTCCGCCGCCGCGGGCGACTTCCCCGAACGCGCGCTGCCGGCCGCGGGGTTCACCGTCGCGGCCGCCGCCGCCCGGCCCACGGCGGCCACCGCCGCCACCGACGTCGTGGACCTGACCGACCGCCTCACCGGCGGCCACACCTGGCAGGTCCCGGCGGGGGAGTGGCAGGTCGACCTCTTCGGCGGCGTGCTCCTCGCCGACGACAGCCAGGGCTACAGCCGCAGCTACGTCGACCTGCTCGACGACGAACCCGTCGAGCTGTTCCTGGACATCCTCCCCGGCGAGTACCACCGCCGGTTCGGGCGCTACTTCGGCACGGTCGTCCCCGGTTTCTGGGACGACGAGCCGTTCTTCGCCTCGGCCGAGGCCCACTTCAAGCGCCTGCCGTGGTCACCCGCCCTCGACCGCGCCCTGCGCACCGTCGGCGTCACCCCCGGCACCGCCTACGCCGCCGCGTTCGACGACCTCGGCCGCTCCGGCCGCATCGCCCGCGGAAACTACTGGAAGGCCGTCTCCGACCGCTTCGCCACCGCCTTCCGCAAGCAGGCCCAGTGGTACGAGAAGCGCGGCGTCGCCCTGATCACCAACCCCCTCTACGACGAGACCGCCCCCGCCAAGCGCATCGCCTCCACCGGCGACCTGCACAAGGTCAACCAGTGGGCCCAGGTGCCCGGCGGCGACATCATCACCGCCGAGTACGTGGCGGGCGAGCCCACCATGATCCCGCGCAACCCGGTGTCGGTGGCCCACCAGATGGGCCGCGAGCGGGCCCTGCTGGAGATGTTCGGCAACATGGGCTGGCAGGTCACCCCGGGCTTCGTGCACGCCACCGTCGGCGCGCAGGCCGCCCGCGGCGTCAATCTGACGGTGCTGCACGCCCTGTGGACCGACGAGAGCCGCGTGTACTTCCCGCCGCCCTTCGGCCCGCGCGCCCCCTGGTGGTGGGCCATGCGGCCGCTCGCCGAGTGGATCGGCCGGGTCATGGAGGCCGGCCGCGGCATCTCCGCCGCCCGCACCGCGCTGCTGCAGCCGCAGCGGGCCGCCGAGCAGTGGACCGGCACGGACCGGCAGCAGGACGTGGACGGCCCGCTCGCCGAGGCGGCCTACGCCCTGGAACGCGCCCAGGTGGACTTCGACCTGCTGCACGAGGGCGCCCTGACCCGGGACCCCGCGCTGCTGGCCCACGCCGAGGTGCGCAAGGGACGCCTGGCCGTCGGGGCGGCCGCCTACGACCTCGTCGTGATCCCGCGGACACCGGTCCTGGACGCCGACGGGGTGCGCGTGCTGCGCGAGTTCGTCCGGGCCGGCGGCACCGTGATCGCGGTGGGGGCGCTCGACACCGAGGAGGCCGACGGCGGCGACCGCACCCTCGCCCACGCACTCTCCGACCTGTTCGGCGACCGGGTTCCGGCGCGCCGCTCCCTGGGCCGCGGACACGCCGTCCGGGTCGCGGACACCGGGGCACTGGGAGCCGCCGCCGTCGAGTCCGGCACCGCGGCCGCCGTCCTGGACCCGGCCCAGGACGCCGTGCGGGTACTGCGGGTGCGCCGGGGCCCCGACACCGTCTTCCTGATCAACAACGAGAGCGGCGCGCAGGTGCGCACCGTCGCGGCGCTCCCGGCCACCGGCCTGCCCGAGACCTGGGATCCCGCGACCGGCACCGGCGGACCCGCGCCCGTGTACCGGGCCACGAAGGACGGCGTACGGGTGCCGCTGGACCTGGAGCCCTACCGGACCACCGTGGTCGTGGTCCGCGGCGGCCGGGGCGACCGGCCCCACCTCACCGAATCGACCGTGCCCGTCCGGTCCGTGGAGCGCCACGGGCCCGTGCTCCGCGCCACGGTGGAGGCCTCGGCGGCCGGAACCCACCGACTCTCCGGCGTCGACGGCGGCCACCGCTACCACGGCACCGTGCGCATCGACGACCCGCTCGCCCCGCTCCCGGTGGACGGCGACTGGACCCTCACCTTCGAACGCGAGGGCGCCGGACCCGTCACCGGACCGCTGGGGAGTTGGACGGAGCACGACGAGCTGTTCTCCGGCAGCGGCACGTACACCACCGACATCGATGTCGACGCCGCCCGGCTGCACGGCCGCCGCGTCCTGGTGGACCTCGGGGACGTCCGCGACGTCGCGGAGGTGTCCGTCAACGGCACCGCGCTGCCGCCGCTGCTGTGGGCGCCGTTCGTGGCCGACGTCACCGGGCACCTCGGGGCCGGGCGCAACACGCTGCGGGTCCGGGTCGCCAACACGCTGTCCAACGAACGCAAGAAGCCACTGCCGTCCGGCCTGCTCGGCCCCGTGACCCTGCGCTTCCGGCGCAGGACCACCGTCGAACTGCGCCGCGTCTGAACCAGCCCCCGGCCCCGTCCGCCCCTCTTCTCCCAGCCCTCCCTGCGCCCTGTCCGATTCCCCCGCGCCATGTGCGAACCACCTCACCCACCCCACCCCGTCCGTACCAGCCCGCCCGGCAAGGAGCCGCCATGCCCGGAACGAACCCGCTCGGCAGACACCGAACCGCCGCCGCCCTCGCCGGTGTCACCGCCTTCGTCACCCTGCTGGCCGGCGCGGTCACCGCCGACGCCGCGACCACCGGCGCCATAGCCCCGACCGAGCTGCGCACCCAGCACCTGACCGAGGCCCTCGGCATCGACGACACCACCCCCGAACTCGGCTGGCAGACCACCGCCGACGCCCCGAACACGCGCCAGACCGCCTACCGTGTCCAGGCCGCCAGCTCCCTCCAGCGGCTCCGCGCCTCCCGACCCGACCTGTGGGACTCCGGGAAGGTGGAGTCGGCGGTGCCCGGGACGACGTACGCCGGGAAGGACCCGGGCTCCCGGGCCAAGGTGTACTGGCGCGTCATGCTCTGGTCCGGCGACGGGAAGCGGCACAGCGGCTGGAGCACCACCGCCGCCTTCGAGACCGGCCTGACCCGTCAGTCGGACTGGGACGCGCAGTGGATCACCCACCCCGACTGGCGGCTGAGCGAGAGGACCGTCGAACCGGTCGTCGTCCGCCTGCCCCGCACCACCGCCCGCTTCGTACGACTGGACGTCACCCGGCTCGGCCTGCCGCTCGCCGAGTCCTTCCCGGACCGCACCTGGCGCCTCCAGCTCGGTGAGATCGACGTCCGCGACTCCGGCACCGCCACCACCGGCCTGGCCCGCGGGGCCGCGGTCACCGCGTCCGAGAGCAACACCGTGCGCAAGACCTGGGAACCCGCCCTCGCCGTCGACGGCCTGCCCAACAGCGCCCTGCAGACCGCGGCGGGCTACGCGAGCGCCGCGCACACCGGTCCGGACGTCTCCGACGCGCCGATCACCCTCACCCTCGACCTGAAGACCGCGAAGACCTTCGACGAGGTGGCGGTCTACCCCCGCGCCGACGTCCTGACCGACGACGGCCGGATCCCCGGCCTCCCCGTCGACTACACCGTCTCCTCCGCCGACAGCGCCGAAGGACCCGCCACACGGCTCGCCGAGGTCACCGGCCAACGGCAGCCCACCCCCTACCTGCCCGCCGGACTGCCCCTGCTCACCGACGACTTCACCCTGCCGAAGCGGGTCCGCAGCGCCCGCCTCTACATCGCGGGACTGGGCGTCTACGAGGCGACCGTCAACGGCGAACCGGTGGGCGACGCGGTCCTGGAGCCGGCCAACACGGACTACGCCGAACGTGTCCAGTACGCCACCTACGACGTCACCGACCAACTGCGCACCGGCGCCAACACCCTCGGCGTCGGCCTCGGCAACGGCATGTCCAACGTCGTCAGCACCGCCGACCGCTACCGCAAGCTCTACGGCAACCTCAGCGACCCCAAACTGATCGCCCGCCTGGAGGTGACCCTGGCCGACGGCCGGGTGCGCACGATCACCAGCGGCGACGACTGGCGCACCACGCTGGGCCCGACCACCGCCTCCAACTGGTACGGCGGCGAGGACTACGACGCCCGCCGCGAGATCGCGCGGTGGGACCAGCCCTCCGGCGACCGGCGCGGCTGGCGGCACACGGTTGAGGTGGCGGGCCCCGGCACCGCCGGCCGACCCGCCCTGCTCAGCGCCCGTGAGACCGAGCCGATCCGCGTCGTGGAGACCCTGAAGGGCAAGGAGGTCGACGGCGCCGAGGGCAGCCGCGTCTTCGACCTGGGCCGCAACATCGCGGGCTGGCCGGAGATCACCGTCAGCGCGCCGAAGGGCACCCCGATCCGCGTCTACCCGGCCGAGAGCCTCAAGGACGGCCACGCCTTCCAGTCCATCAGCAACGTCGGCGCCCCTCTGTGGGACAGCTACACCACCGGTGGCCGGGACGCCGAGACCTGGCACCCCCGCTTCAGCTACCACGGCTTCCGCTACCTGGAACTGCGGGGCGTGCCCGAGAACGCGACGGTGAGCGTCCGAGGACACGTACTGCGCACAGACAACACCTCGGCCGGCGACTTCACCAGCTCCGACCCGCTGATCAACGGCATCCACTCGCTGATCCGCCGCTCCATCGAGGGCAACATGATGAGCGTGCTCACCGACTGCCCGAGCCGCGAGAAGCTGGGCTGGCTCGAACAGAACCAGCTCGTCTTCCCCGCCCTCGCGGGCAACTACGACATGCGGTCCTACCTCCGCAAGATCGTCCGGGACATGGCCGACGCGCAGACCACCGACGGGCTGGTGCCGAGCACCGTCCCGGAGTACACCAGCCTCCCGGGCGCCTACCGCAACGACGCCAACTGGGGCGGCGCCTTCGTCCTCGTCCCCTGGCAGCTCTACCTCACCTACGGAGACCGCCAGACCCTGGAGACGTACTACCCGGACATGCGGCGCTACGCCGCCTTCCTGGAGACCCAGGTCGCCGACGGCATCCTCGACTACGGCCTGGGCGACTGGTTCACCCCGGACCGGACCTTCCCCCGCGCGGTGGCGGGCACGTACGGGTACTGGCGCGTGGTCGACACCCTCGGCCGCATCGCCTCGCTCCTCGGCGACACCGCCGAGGCCGACGCGTACCGCCACAAGGCCGCCGCGAGCGTCGAGGCACTGACGGCGAAGTACTACGACGCCACCACGGGCACCTTCGGCGGCGGCGGACACGGCGCCGAGGCACTCGCCCTCGACATGGGCGCCTATCCGGAAGGGGAGCGGGACCGTCTGCTCGCCCACTTCACCGGCGCCATCGAGGACGCCGGAAACCACCTGGTCCTGGGCGAGATCTCGCTGCCCGCCGCCTTCCGGGTGCTGAGCGGGGCGGACCGCGACGACCTCGTGCACGCCATCGCCACGCAGACGACCAGCCCCAGTTACGGCTACCAGGTACTCGCGGGCAACACCACCCTGGGCGAGTCCTGGGACGGCGGACCCGGCCAGTCCCAGAACCACTTCATGCTCGGCGCCATCGACTCCTGGTTCACCACCCGCGTCGCCGGCATTTCCCAGACCGAGGACTCGGTCGGCTACGCGAAACTCCTCGTCGACCCGGCGGTGGAGGGCGACATGACCTCCGCGGCGGGCTCCTACCGCACCCCCTACGGCGTCGCACGCACCGACTGGGAACGCTCGGACGACCGCTTCCGCCTCACCGTGGACGTCCCCGCCGGCAGCACCGCGGAGGTGCACGTACCGGTCGGCGGCAGCCGTGCGCAGGCACCCGACGGGGCACGGCTGCTGCGCCTGACGGGAGACGAGGCCGTGTACGAGGTCGGCTCGGGCCACTGGACCTTCCGGTCGACCATGGCCAGCGGGCGCTAGGACGCGGAGCCGGGCGGGGCGGGACGGCCGACCGTAGGTCGCGCTCGCCCCGCCCGGCATGTCGCGGTCCGGGCCGGCACGACGGTCGGCCAGGATTCGGTCCGGGGCCCGGACGAGGCGAGGAGAGGACCACGGAAGGCGATCGGTCTCGGGATCTCCCGCCGGGGTCACGGCAGTGCGCGGACACATGGGCCGCGCGGTTGCTGACCTTCTCAGCGGGGGCCGTCAACGCCTGGGGTTTCCTCTCCCTCGGCGGCGTCTTCACCAGCGTGGTCACCGCCAACTCGGCGTTGATCGGGGTGGGGCTGGGCGGCGCGGACCCGACCCTCGGCGGCCTGGCCGCCGTCGCGGTGCTCTGCTACGTGCTCGGCGCGGCGGCAGCCGGCCGGGCGGCCGGTCACGCGCAACGTGGCGGTCGCCCGCACCGGGCCGACTTCCTCCTGCTCGAACTCCTCCTGCTGTGGGCCGTCGTCGGGTGGTGGCTCGCCGTGGACGGGGACCCGTCGGGCGGGGAGCGCACGGCGATGCTGGGTACGGTGGCGGCCGCGATGGGCTGCCAGAACGCCGGTGTCCGCGTCGCGATGGGCGCACAGCTGCCGACCGCGTACCTGACGGGTCTGCTGACCGGGGCCGTCACCGACGCGGTGACGGACCGGCGCATCCAGTGGCGCGTCCTGGTCACGACGATCACCCTGATCCTGGGCGCGGCCGCCGCCACGCTGCTGGAGCGGCTGCTGCCCCAAGCCGCTCCGCTGCTCCCCGCGCTGCTGGTGACGGCGGCGTGGCTGACGGTGCACGCGCGTACGGGGGTGCGGCGCGCGTCCTGACGCGCCGCACCCCCCGTGTCGCCCGAGCCGCGGGTCCCGTGGTCAGTCCAGGTGACCCACCCGGAACGTCGTCGTGTACTCCCGCTCCTCGCCGGGTTCCAGGAAGGTCATGGAGCCGTCCTCCCGGGCCGCGGCCTCGCCCTGCACATGGTGCGTGGACGGTTCGAAGCCGACCGCGTAGGCGCCCTCGCGCAGGTGCAGCCACTGGAAGAAGGACGGGAACCGGACCGTGTCGAACTCCAGCTCGAAGTAGACGCCGAGGCGTTCGTTGACCAGGCGGGGCCGGGCCAGACCCGCCGCGTCGGCCTCCAGTTCGTGCTCGTACACCTGCTCGACGAAGCCCGGCAGCGGGGCGGGCATCCCGGTGTGCGAGACGCCCTGTTCGGCGACGCTGTCGCTGCGCCACAGGGTGCGGTGCGGCGGCAGCTCGTAGCGTGCGCCCTCGTCGAGGAAGGGCCAGCCGACGTTGACGTGGTACAGGTACATGTGCGGCGTCGGGTCGAAGCCGGCGTTGCGCACCCGGTCGGTCAGACGGATCTCGCTGCCGTCCAGGTCGGCCTCGATGCGGCGGGTGAGCCGCAGATGCTCCCCGAAGATCGCGGCCTGGCGCACCTCGCCCTCCGCCCAGAGCACGCAGCGGCCGTCGTCCTGCCACCGCTCGCCGTACCCGGTCAGCCGGGCCGGCAGGTTGGCGACCCGCCCGTGGAGGGCGTGCACGGCGGTGCGCCGTGGCGGGTAGCGGTACTGCGAGGCGTCCACCTCGGCGCCGAAGAGCGTGTGGTCCAGGCCCGCGGTGAGCAGCAGCCCCGAGAAGCTGCGCATCATGGACAGGCCGTCGTCGTCGCGGTACTCGTGCAGACCGGGGTGCCGGAAGCCCGTCGCCGAGCGCCAGCCGAAGCCCAGGCCTTCGAACTCGGCCCCGCCCAGGTCCATCGCCCGGTCCACCAGCACGTCGAACGACAGTCCGGCGCCGGTCCGGAACTCCAGCGTGCGGATGCCGCGTTCGGAGCCGTCGTCCAGGACGACGGACCGCACCCCGCCCGCCGCGCTCAGGTCGCCCGCGTGCCGGGCGAGGGACCGCCGGTCGTGGGAACGTCCGTACAGCTTCACGCCATCACCCACCCTCCGTTGACCTCGAGGCACTGACCCGTGACGAACGAGGCGTCCGGGCCGGTGAGGAAGGACACCACCGAGGCCAGTTCCTCGGGCCGCCCGCGCCGCTTCAGGGCCTGGTGGTCGAGTACGTGCCGCCGGTAGGCCGCGGGGTCCTCGTGGATGTCCTCGGCCGCGGTCGGAAAGGCGCCGGGGGAGACGCAGTTGACGCGGATCTCGGCAGGACCCAGCTCCCGGGCCAGCGCGCGGGTCAGGGCGACGGCGGCCCCCTTGGTGGAGACGTAGGCGGCCAGGGAGTCCCAGCCGCCGTGCATCGTGATCGAGGCGACGTTGACGATCGCCCCGCCGCCCGTCTCCGTCATGTGCCGGGCGGCGGCTTGCGCGGCGACCCAGTACGCACGCTGGTTGACCGCCACCACCTCCTCGTACTCGGCGAGCGGTACGTCGAGGAAGGCCCGGCTCGGGTACACGGCCGCGTTGTTGACCAGCACGTGCAGCGGACCCAGTTCGGACACGGTTCGCTCCACGGACGCCTCGACGGCCCGCGCGTCGCGCAGGTCGGTGGTGAGGGCGAGCGCGCGTGCGCCCGTCTTCTCGACCAGCGCGGCGGTGTTCCCCAGGGACTCGGCGTCGCGGTCGAGTACGGCGACGTCGAGTCCGTCGGCGGCCAGCCGGACGGCGGTGGCCCGTCCGAGGGCGCCACCGGCACCCGTCACGAGTGCGGCTCGGGGTTGCTTCATGACGTTCCTCTCAGCGCTTGTGGAAGACGGGGGTGCGCTTCTCGGCGAACGCGCGCCTGCCCTCGGCCGCGTCCTCGGTGGCGAAGCAGACGGTCTGCAGGTCGCGCTCGTAGGCGAGCGCTTGGTCCTCGGGCAGGTTGCCGGCGGCCCGCAGGTTGATCTTCGCGGTCTCGGCGGCCACCGGGGCCCGGGAGGCGATCACGGCGGCCAGGGCACGGGCCCGGTCGAGCAGCCCGGCGCGGGGCACGACCTCGCTCACCAGATGCCAGGCCAACGCCCGCTCGGCGTCGATGCGTTCGCCGGTGAGCAGCATCAGTGCCGCGTTGCTCGGGCCGGCCGCGCGGCTCAGGAAGGCGGCCATGCCGCCGCCCCCGATCCAGCCGAGCGTGATCTCCGGTGCGCCGAAGGACGCGGTGTCCGCGGCGAGGCGTATGTCGCAGGACAGGGCGGTCTCCAGTCCGCCGCCCAGGGCGTATCCCCCCACCGCGGCGACGGTCGGCGTGCGGGCCGCGCGGATGGCGTCGCAGTAGTCGACGCGGTTGCGGAAGTCCCACGGGGTGGCGTACTGGTCGAGTGCGCCGATGTCCGAGCCGACGCTGAAGGAGCGTT encodes the following:
- a CDS encoding aldose 1-epimerase family protein, which gives rise to MKLYGRSHDRRSLARHAGDLSAAGGVRSVVLDDGSERGIRTLEFRTGAGLSFDVLVDRAMDLGGAEFEGLGFGWRSATGFRHPGLHEYRDDDGLSMMRSFSGLLLTAGLDHTLFGAEVDASQYRYPPRRTAVHALHGRVANLPARLTGYGERWQDDGRCVLWAEGEVRQAAIFGEHLRLTRRIEADLDGSEIRLTDRVRNAGFDPTPHMYLYHVNVGWPFLDEGARYELPPHRTLWRSDSVAEQGVSHTGMPAPLPGFVEQVYEHELEADAAGLARPRLVNERLGVYFELEFDTVRFPSFFQWLHLREGAYAVGFEPSTHHVQGEAAAREDGSMTFLEPGEEREYTTTFRVGHLD
- a CDS encoding SDR family NAD(P)-dependent oxidoreductase, which gives rise to MKQPRAALVTGAGGALGRATAVRLAADGLDVAVLDRDAESLGNTAALVEKTGARALALTTDLRDARAVEASVERTVSELGPLHVLVNNAAVYPSRAFLDVPLAEYEEVVAVNQRAYWVAAQAAARHMTETGGGAIVNVASITMHGGWDSLAAYVSTKGAAVALTRALARELGPAEIRVNCVSPGAFPTAAEDIHEDPAAYRRHVLDHQALKRRGRPEELASVVSFLTGPDASFVTGQCLEVNGGWVMA
- a CDS encoding enoyl-CoA hydratase/isomerase family protein, coding for MSDTGPLPPPDLGTDLVLLDVTDRVATLTLNRPAKLNAVTPGMSRALVRAIEWCDTTDDVRAIVVTGAGERSFSVGSDIGALDQYATPWDFRNRVDYCDAIRAARTPTVAAVGGYALGGGLETALSCDIRLAADTASFGAPEITLGWIGGGGMAAFLSRAAGPSNAALMLLTGERIDAERALAWHLVSEVVPRAGLLDRARALAAVIASRAPVAAETAKINLRAAGNLPEDQALAYERDLQTVCFATEDAAEGRRAFAEKRTPVFHKR